TTCCTCAGGTTCCTCTCTTCAACATCCTGGGCAAGTTCAATGGAAACACTGAGAAGGTGTGGATTTACTTTCaatttgctgtttgtttttttttgtttttttcccctcagattcagaattatttttttggtttgtttatttatatatatatatataatgtattatataagtatttgtaatgcattaattatgccttgtaatgcaccttatattgcattatatgatctcatgaataatttacattataatttgtaatgcattataatacttatctaGTCATTACaccttttaaaaagtataatgcattaaacacatgacaaaaattAGATGTAACaacaaagaaactgcaaatatattataatgcattttaattttggttgccattatttaaaaaaaaaaaaaagatataatgcattataacatacattatgaataccttttataatgcattatacataaagacATACATTAACAAAACCATTTCCTTAAAGttttcatcaaatatttatattttaagttgaaGTGCTAAAATGACTGGATCTAactaaaaaaaagctaaatagaaatttaaaaaaaaataataataatttaaaaaaaaaaaaagatggaagcACATAAAAAACCCCACTAAAACCTAAACTAAAAgtcaaaaaattattaaatactataataattaatactaaaataacgcCAGAAGAGCTTTTTggcttttttcaaaatgtttttaattatattttcgaGGGAAAACAACCAACCAAACagctattttttaattttttttattattttttttatgctttttatataatttatattttcttaagCTTATTTATTCCCAAATGTTGACACACTAGTTATGCAGTATGTTTATGGAACCGTTAATACAACTAAGGGTTTTTGTGAAGACTGAGAGGGAAAATGCCTGATATTGAATGTGCTCCTTGGTTTACAGCCAATTATATACAATTAACTTGTGACGTTTTTGTAACAGGAGTACAAGACCTACAaagaaaactttctgaaaaagtTCCAGCTCACCAAACTTCCCCCATACCTCATCTTCTGCATCAAACGATTCACAAAGAACAACTTCTTTGTCGAGAAGAACCCCACCATCGTCAACTTCCCCATCACGTATGTGACCACCGTTGCTCAGGATAAATTAAGTTTACGCTCTTTTAAACATTTCTATATTCTCTGTGAACGTATTTTGAAATGTTCTTGTGAAAACATTCAGGAATGTCGATTTGCGCGAGTACCTCACAGAAGAGGCGCAGGCTACTGAGAAGGTCACCACCTACGACCTGGTGGCCAATGTAGTTCATGATGGAAAACCCACTGAGGGTTCCTATAGAATTCATGTTCTGCATCATGTGAGTGTGTCACCAACACTATTCCATTCAAAACATACCAGCTTTGTTTTTGGGATGGTTTGTATAATATGGGTGCTTTCTAATGTTTGACAGGGCACAGGGAAGTGGTATGAACTTCAGGACCTGCAGGTGATTGATATCCTCCCACAGATGATCACACTCTCAGAGGCGTACATACAGGTTTGCTACTCATTACTTTCATATGTCGTTCGGTAATAAAGTTGATGGGATTAAAACATGGCTGAGGATCAGATTTTATCAAGAAAATTGGGTTACACTAtatttcaatagtccactttaaggccccgatatacttcaaacgaaattgaagaatgaactggtgtgacatcatttcaaacaaaatcaggccaaaacaaagtttatTTGGAGTTCGTTTCAggagtttgaaacagcttgGATCTTTTTtgagcagacagtctactaatactctgactactagttgacatgtagttgcaaagttacttatagttagtataatgtctaaagtggactatcgaaatagtGCTACCAAaaagagttgttttttttgacagaaacttgatACAAATTTGTATGCTTTTGATTTTCATTGTTCAATAAGACCCATGATTCACAGTTCACATCCCTCACACAATTCTGTtatagcaacaacaacaaaaacaaagaaagggaaaaaaagatgaaaaatagAATTTGTCAGCAGAAGTGATTACTAAATTGTGCTGGTTTCCTCAACTTACATCTGACATACTTGTCAATGAAGAATGCACACTTTCTCTTTTCAAATATTTGAGGAAGTATTGTCTATAATTAAATTGCTTTtgtagatttttattattattaaatcatatatattagtgttgtcaaaaatatcgatatttcagtatgtatcgatactgaaatatctgaaacggtCCCAATACTCTTTTTCTGCAGTATTGATACACCAATACCAGTGGCGCGTTCTtactctctcttctctccgacGGCAAAGTGACACACAGCCGCCTCCTCTCTCACACTCGTCTCGTTCGCTCCTGTtgaatagtgcttgtattgcacataattttagtAATTCCCGCAGGTTTCACGATCACACCAAAAGTATGtgcaccactgatctatataagtAGCGCTCTTATAAAGCCTTTCAAACAGCTCGTGAAGTACCAaattgacttcttttttttgtggcttattgtgcttaaatggtcaaatacacaaattatgtcaaaatgcccgtcttgctGACTATTCAGataaatacagtcagttttggagCACAAATAGTTGAGAAAACGCATGTTgtataacagtatattggatctgtgcataagctcttaaagtgacagcagcctaataaacctgctgctgtctgtcacgTTAATCAAAGAgcaaaaaacaaagagaaaatcactcgctgctcttgtctgaataacttttgtaactttaattgtaagcattaatatgtatttcatttttacaataaagtaacactggatagtcttcGCATTTGATTACTTTTCTGTAATAATTCTTACccgaatactactgttagacccgCCTGAGTAACTTAAagctttatttaatttgtctctgttctgtttatttgtgctatattttgcagttttatttgttcttattttattactatttacttttttttttttttttttggtaaatttAGTTAGATTTAAATAAAGTCTCCTTGTGCTCTGTGTAAGCTATtatcaaaaaattatgagataataacaAATTATCTGTATGACGGTATGGCAGTTTTCTCTGTGGAATCGAAAATGATATTGGATATCGATATTTTTAAAGGTATAGTATCGAAGTTGGAAATTCCAGTATCATGACAACACTAATATATTAGCATTGCATAAGATGATGGATACTGTAGTCATTGCAGTCCAGCCTTATTTCACAAAATTCTTCTTTTGCAGATTTGGAAGAGACAAGATAAAGATGATGGAGCAGAAAGCCATTCAGGGGCATAGGATGCCCAAAAACACAGCATTGGCGAGATTGAAATGAAATGCATCGTTCCCATTCAGGCCTGAATGCAAAACATCAAGCGCTCTGCCCTGGAACCCTGGCTTAAGAATGACGAGATGAGTGAAAGTTACAATGAGAGAACACAttgaccttaaagggatagttctcccaaaaatcaaaattctctcatttattcaccctcatgccatccccaatgtaaatgactttctttcttcagataaacacaaatttttaggAAAAAAATCCATCTCTGTGAGTCCACAATGTCTTTGAATCAATGTCTTTTGAAGCCAAACgattggtgtgtgtgtaagaaaaatactaaTAGTTTTAAGTTTACAGTCACAATTGCTGTGTGTGGTTTTTCAAGTGTCAAACGAGCTTTAGCCATTCAGTGGCCATTATATGGACTCACGGTGATGGATTATCTtcctaaaaatcttcttttgtgtttatctAAAGAAAGTCCTATACATCAAGGATGgcatgagagaattttcatttttgggtgaactatccctttaaattttgatgtttcatTTCATGTAAAGATGCTAAGAAATCTGTAAGGTGAACgttacacatttttgtgttcccaggtgattttttaaaaagaattatTTCAGTTTGATTGTGACTGTTCCTTTGCCTATGAAGTTGTAGTATGAGACCTTTTATTAAAGTTTTCAAGACTATATACAGTGTTTCATTCAGCTGTTTAGAAAACAAGTATTGTGAATAATAAGCTAGACTAAAACCTCCAAAATTAAAGTGGAAACACACGTGAGGTGTCACTTAATGCAAATTGAAAAGAATTAATAATAGGATACATAGTTTTCTCATACAGCATTACCATAAACAACAGTAAAAATCCAAAGGCAGTTGTCTGTTTTCTGacagatttgaaatgatttCAGCTACGTTAGTGAAGATAAATGTAAAAGGCTTTAATCTGTGTTGACAAAAACAATTGTCACTgttaaaagttcataaagtgCTTTTCTTAATTAACTTACAGCTTACAATGCCTTAAAATAcaaatttgaattttattttttccatcttAACACAAAAATGAGGATGTAACGGCTTcatataatgttacacacaATGCACGCTATGTAAAGATTTCCTATAGGCTAAGATCACtagttttattattacatgTTTACCCAGTGTGGTTTAATTATGAAACTACAGATACAGCACATAACTAATAGGTAGTAATTAAGGGTTACATTAAAACTGGtaaataaagttaatttaaaGCAGATATAACAGTCATTGCCTGCACTCAAACTTCTGTACTTCTCCAATTTCCCTTGATTTTGTGTGTGACAAGGATGTGGATACAAAAAGCTTGATCAAGTATACTAGAAAACACAAAAGTTGTTGCTTTTCTGATCTGGAATCTTATTGGATTGATCACTTTCACTTGTGTCTCCTGCAAAGGTAATCTTCCTGttgacaaaacacaaaaaaagagttCCTTAATGTCAGACTATCTTGTGATTCTCTCCAATCTGTTCAACAACCCCAAAGTAAAGTCTTTTAAACTGAACTGTGATTGATAGTGGCAATCTTGAGCAGTTATTATTACCTGACATGCGCTGATGGACAGTTGTTTCCCATCACTCTTAAGGAGCCTGTGGCCATGAAGCTTCACAAACCCTTCACACTAGGACAGAACAAGGAGAAACAATCCAAAGAGTCAGTCTGTTGCTTTTTCTGTAATAGCTGTGTTGTCATTGTACATCACTGCAGATGATTGTGTCAGATAGTGTGTTTACTTCACATGTTTGAAAGGAATTTTAACTCTTgtacacagattttttttaaaaggattGTTATGATGTATTGTGCTTGTGATCATTACCTGAGGAATAGCATTAGGGTGGAGGTGACATATCTTCTGGAGCAGGTCAGAGATCTGGATCCCAGTTGCGTTGTGACCCAGATGAAACTGGGAGAGAACCGCCAGTACTTTACAGGAATCACAGTCTGTTTGCACTGTGGACATGGAGAGGACACTCATAATTCATATTAATCATATTCACAGTGATTTACAAACAGAAAGAATGATTCTTCAATCAATTCTGGTCTGAGGaagtcagtggttctcaaactttccATGGCAAACGCCATGGACGAATATCTGAACATTAAGTACCAACTAGTCACATTCAGCACCCGAGGGCCCGATCATGGTCCCAGCAGGCCCTTGGGCACAGAGGTATTAGGGTAGTAGGTTGTACTTTATGTACAATTTTTAACCTAAATGTTTCCATTCCATGCATTGTACCAGATTTAGCTAAAAGCTCATTTTCAGCCGCAGTCCCCTGGCAGGTCaacataaacaataaaatagcacacacaatacatatatacaataagacatacatacacatactatcaggaccaaaaaacaaacaaacaaaaaaaccaagTTGATtcgatttttaaaaaagattttaactTCAATTTAAAAACCAATAGCTTTACACCCTTTTATATCCTCTGGCAAAGCATTCCAGTGAGTAGTAGCTTTCACAGCAAAAGACCATAGCCCAAAAGCAGAATGACGAAAAGGAACAACACAATTACTTATAGATGATGATCTTTTAGATCTCACAGAATTATTAGGACGAAAACTAACAAAGTCACAGAGTACAGAAGGAGCCAGGCCATTTGAAATTTTATAAACCATACACAAATTTGAAAAAAGCGTATAATTTCTCCAAGATCCTACAGTGGTGAAAATGGTTTGGTTTTTTATCTAAagtttttaaagtctgtttatATAGGGATTTTAAAGACTTAACCATAGTTTCACCAGCTTGACCCCAACATGTAAGACAGTATGAACTATGAGAAAGAATTGTAGCATGCATAAAGGTCTTAGCTACATCGACAGAAAACAAATTGTCTAATTTGTctaaaaagttatatttaatattcctcaccattttctttacatgttttttaaaacaaagatttGAGTTCAATATTACACCAAGATACCTGAACTCATTAACTATTTCTAGTTTGAAAGCTACTATTCGATGTGATAAGACTGATCAACCGATCTTGAGAAGAAaactattttacgaggtggtGATTTCATATTTGTATGATGATGATTCGTGTTTGGGGCAAGTATGAATGGGATCTTATCTTACAAACTCATGCAAATTATCCACCACAACAGCGCACGTGCaagtgaattattttttttatttttggttacgCCACAAAAACAaaggttatatatatatcaaatataaatttattaatttattaattttcttgGTTAAATAAACAGGagacaaaaaaagatttttaaattaaaaagagagaccaaatacaattctgttttgcatttttacactaactatgtaatgttctatttatttaaaCCAAGGAGGCTAtaaatttcattgtttttacacatttttacataactaaaggcagtaacaatttaaaaaatatattttatttgtgaacttcagcttttctttttaatagtcaactaattttcagcagtcatcaagcttgcaCACACTGGTCACAGACATAGACATGAAGATGTAGCTTTAATTTCCCCAAGCTGATTGTTCACTAAAACCCCCCACAGTcgtcatgttttcaggccatttcaagtttgattttgacatgacataaagtggtgatatctaagtgggtGAGTTgcttacttactttttaattagtcttcccatcaACGCCTGACTGTGTTCATTCAGGCCCATTCGAGAAGGCACACAAAAACAAGAGgtgggatttatcgcacgaaccaatcatatccaatcatagcgcgatggaggcactgcctcctctcatgtgactttccccaattcattctcaattaccggCCACTAAACCCAGCGCACGTTTTAGGGGATCTGTTAAAACTCAATGGGATCAGGGGAGGCACGAGAGACACGGACtcccgctgtaacttcacctgcgggtgtcACTGCTGGATAGTCTTTATAAAAActagtgacttttacactttttaatgtcacattttgtaatatcttttttcatttttatatatataaaaataaggtcttattttgtaaatttccagATTTGCATTGCCACAGCTTGAAAGCTACTATGTGATAAGACTGATCAACCCGATTTCATGAGGAAACGTAACTATTTTACAAAGTAGTGATTCGTATTAATTTGTACAACGTGATTTGTATTTGGTTTATCGTTACTAAAACGTATGAATGAAATCAGAAATTCATGTCAGTTAGTCACTACAAGAGTGCATGTGCTCAGAAACAAATGTCACCTAGGTAgtacacagaataaaataaaaaattaaaacactatataaataaGGTTAGgtaatattttgtacatttccaCTGATTTCCATAGTTCCATAGTATGTGATAAGACTGCGCTCAATGATCAACCCAATCTCACGAGTCACCAGTtcgccaaaatgtaaaatagttacaaatcGCCCTGAGTTTGTGTTGCATGGATGCCATTCATACTACTTACATGACACTGGTGTTTCTGGGAAGAGACACAGACCCAGGGCCGTGCAGATGGCATGTGGAGGGAGAGAGGACAACAGGAGCTCAATCAGCTTCTTTCCATATGTTTCTATGAAGGTGTCGCATGTGTCCTTATAATGTTCAGGTAAAAGATGACAGATTTTCTCCAGAAGGTTCTCTATCATCTCCTAAATCAAGACAGGAGCATTTAATATTCAGGTGCTTTGctaatgaattaaattaagaACATATTAACTAGTAAAGATGTGTCTTACTTCAGTTCTCTCTTTTGGTAGCAAGCCCTCTACTGTCTTTATGAGGAACAGACAGAAGGTGCAGATGGGATTGATGTGAACCTAAGAAACAAAGTAGAACTTGAGAGTCATGGCAATCATATGTTGAGTTATCCACTAAATAAATATCAGAAAAGAGCTTTATCTAATGTGTTTTCATGACTAGAACTACTCAAACTATGGTCTCAAACTTTCTCTTTTCAAATTTAAAGATACATATGATGCATATGTACAACGAACTTTGTTTCCCAGTGAAACCTGTTTGAGTATTTACCAAcaatcattaaataaattaggTTGAGTCAAGTGCAATTTATTTGCATAGCGCTTTGCAGAAATTCATAATGTTAAAGTTTATAATAGCTTAATGCCTTATAGTCCACTTTGAGCAGTTTAGAGCTGTACGATAGGATAATTTACCATGATATAAATGATCTACCAgatgagatttgctatatagtatatatcaGTGTtggaaaagttacttttaaaagtaatgtgtaacaatattgtgttactccctaaaaaagtaacttagttactttttatggaaagtaatgctttacattacttttgcgtgaCTTTTTCTCACTTGGCTGAGGCTGGCTCTGCTCCAGGCCCTAcaggtgtttttattttatttttttaaagagaagttCTTTTTTGCAAGTGTTTAACGCAGTAATGCATTCAACAACATAACCTATATAACACACACctttattgtcttttaaaaacacatttagaaTATTCTTATATTCTGAACACTTAGAATATTTACTGACCCCTATAGTGATGTGTGACATACAAAAGACCTCTTAATATTACAGGTTATATAATCAACCGTACAACTGAAGgttgaaaataatgtgttttgctACTTTTTGTCTGTTCCCATACATGCATGAGTGTGCATGTCTAAGTGACTATTTTATCTattaagaaaaaagtcagaattgcgtgataaaaactcagaaaactcagaattgtgactttatatctctcaattttgactttataactcgcaattctgactttataataagtttaaatctcgtagttctgagaaataaagtcagaattgtgagataaaaagtcgcaattaccttttattttttatttaataaaataaacaagcttccataaccgccagcatttttgataactttcacaaaactttcatggcccccagaatattttgttgtatgaatatctgaacgtaatatatcaaaagaaagaaaaaaacatttttaactagCTTcatacattctttttttttttattttttttttttttgtcaatactTGAATGTTGGTAAgtgtaataaaaaaagcaacattttaaacaaaaagctgagaaaattacatttttttttttttttcaaagactacaatgtgcataagcaatgcttttatcgcttgtttctgctcatttttcatctgtgttttgatccggagattctgtactcattcagaagatgcgtaatagcgccccctaccgtataacagtgaaaacatggaaagccggaaaattctgtcaatggtggggaaagagttattTTTTAAGCAAGTGTTTAAGCAAATGAATTAAACTGAAAAGTAATGtgcattgctttttttttttttataaaagtaaCTTAAATATTAATGTGTACATTtctaaagtaatgcattactcccAACACTGGTAAATATGGCTTTAGGTG
This Ctenopharyngodon idella isolate HZGC_01 chromosome 5, HZGC01, whole genome shotgun sequence DNA region includes the following protein-coding sequences:
- the sftpbb gene encoding surfactant protein Bb; protein product: MMQFTFATFFLFASSLSSGWARNADLRSTAPRTSSHPMVNNMCTDCNKIIQFLAEMLSSQDNQHLIENALDKFCSEHPVVPLCMDGAKTYVHLVIKHFSAFANQKGDICSMLGLCGIRSERKAPSELMVGLNEHGLLYAKPSRGTSQEVHINPICTFCLFLIKTVEGLLPKERTEEMIENLLEKICHLLPEHYKDTCDTFIETYGKKLIELLLSSLPPHAICTALGLCLFPETPVSLQTDCDSCKVLAVLSQFHLGHNATGIQISDLLQKICHLHPNAIPQCEGFVKLHGHRLLKSDGKQLSISACQEDYLCRRHK